The genomic interval CGCGCATGATGTTACCGCTGGTTGCGCCCTTGCGCCACAACTCGTTCCGGCTCCGGCTCCAGAACCAGGCCTCGCCGGTTTCGCGGGTGAGGCGCAAAGCTTCGGCATTCATCCAGGCCACCATCAGCACTTCATTGGTTGCGGCATCTTGTACCACGGTTGTGAGCAAGCCGCGCTCATCGAATTTCAAGTCCATAAAATCTACCACCAAGGCACTAAGACGCAAAGGAGCACAAAGTTCTTTTATCTTCTTCGTGAAACTTTGTGTCCTGGTGTCTTCGTGGTGGAATCAACGTCTCACAATAATGCCATGTCCGGCCAGGTAAGACTTCACTTCGCCGACTGACAACACTTTATCGTGAAAGAGCGAGGCGGCGAGAGCGGCCTCTGCGCCGCCCGCCGTCAGCACTTCGGCAAAGTGCTCCAGCTTGCCTGCGCCGCCGCTGGCGATGACCGGCACGGAAACTGCTTCGGCCACAGCGCGGGTGAGCGCCAGATCATACCCGTTTTTGGTGCCGTCGGCGTCAATACTCGTCAGCAGGATTTCGCCCGCCCCCAGCTCAACCACTCGCCGCGCCCACTCGACGGCGTCGAGGCCGGTAGGAGTGCGACCGCCGGAGACGTAGACTTCCCATGTTGGAGATTGGACGCTTCGCGCAGAGATAGGATTATCTCTTCTCTTCGCATCAATCGCAACGACGATACACTGGCTTCCGAACTTCTCCGCGCCCGCCGTGATCAGCTCCGGCGTTTTGACCGCCGCCGAGTTGATGCTCACCTTATCGGCCCCGGCCAGCAAAATAGCGCGCATGTCGTCAACCGCGCGAATGCCGCCGCCGACGGTGAGCGGCAGAAAAACTTCGTCGGCCACGCGGCGCACCATCGGCGCAACCGTTGCCCGGCCTTCGGGCGTGGCCGAGATGTCGAGAAATACCAACTCGTCCGCGCCTTCGGCGTCGTAAGCCCTGGCCTGCTCCACCGGGTCGCCCGCATCGCGCAAGCCCACGAAGTTCACGCCCTTGACCACGCGGCCATCTTTGACATCAAGGCAGGGGATGATTCGTTTGGCTAGCATGTTGGAGATCAGAGATTAGAGATTAGAGATTGGAGATTGAGGTGGCCTTCGTACAGGGCGCGACCGATAATGATACCGGCGAGTCCGGCATCGCGGACGCGGTGAACGTCGTCGGCGCTCGCTACGCCGCCGGAGGCGATGACGGCCAAACCGGAGTCTTGCGCCAGAGCCGAAGATGATTCCACGTTGACGCCGATTCCGATCCCGTCTCGCGACACATCGGTGAAGATGATCGTTTGGACGCCCTGAGTGCGCAATCGCCGGGCCAGATCAATTGCCGTTACAGCCGCCTCTACAGCCCAGCCCTTGATTCTCACCCGCCCCTCTTTCGCATCCACGCCGACCGCGATTCGCTCTGGCCCAAACTCGGCCAGCGCCTCATCCACCAGCGCCGGATTCTCCACCGCCGCCGTGCCGATGACGGCCCGCGATACGCCAAGTTGCATGGTCTGCCGGATTGACTCAAGGTCGCGCAAGCCGCCGCCAAATTGAATGTTGAGACCGGTGGAGAGAATGGAGATTAGAGATTGGACGCTTCGTGTGGGAGTCGACTCGTGGCCGAACGCGCCATCAAGGTTGACGACGTGCAGCCATCTTGCGCCTTCGGCTTGCCAGCGGCGCGCTGTTCCCGCCGGGTCGTCGCTATAAGTCGTCGTCCGCGCCAAGTCGCCCTGCGCCAGGCGAACAACCTGGCCGTTGCGGAGATCGATGGCAGGATAGATTACAAACTTTGGCATGATTCACTCATCAAGCGTCAAACGTCAGGCACAGCCCGCGACAAGCACGCAAACGACAAGGCGCTGCGCATGTCGTTTGACGTTTGTCGTTTGTCGTTTTTCTTCACCCTTGCTCCACAAAATTCCGCAACAACGTCAGCCCCACACTCTGCGACTTTTCGGGGTGGAATTGGATGCCGTAAACGCGGCCACACCCGACGATGGATGGATACGCGCCGCCATAATCGGTGACGGCCAAAGTGTCTTCGGGCCGAGCGGTGCAACAGTAAGAGTGGTTGAAGTAGGCAAACGAACCGATAGGCAGGCCGCGAAAAAGCGGGTTGTCCTTCTGCGGTTCGATCTGGTTCCAGCCGGTGTGTGGCACTTTCAGTTTTGCGCTTGTAGTAGCGGCTTCAGTCGCTCTCTGGCTTGGGCGACTGAAGTCGTCACTACGAACCGGGAACTTAAGCACCTGCCCCGGCAAAATGCCCAGCC from Chloroflexota bacterium carries:
- the hisH gene encoding imidazole glycerol phosphate synthase subunit HisH, whose amino-acid sequence is MRIALIDYGIGNLRSVQKAFEHVGAQVTLTDDPQLILNAEKVVLPGVGAFGDGMKGLRVRGLDAVVKEVVRVGKPLLGICVGMQVLFESSEELGEHEGLGILPGQVLKFPVRSDDFSRPSQRATEAATTSAKLKVPHTGWNQIEPQKDNPLFRGLPIGSFAYFNHSYCCTARPEDTLAVTDYGGAYPSIVGCGRVYGIQFHPEKSQSVGLTLLRNFVEQG
- the hisA gene encoding 1-(5-phosphoribosyl)-5-[(5-phosphoribosylamino)methylideneamino]imidazole-4-carboxamide isomerase; the protein is MPKFVIYPAIDLRNGQVVRLAQGDLARTTTYSDDPAGTARRWQAEGARWLHVVNLDGAFGHESTPTRSVQSLISILSTGLNIQFGGGLRDLESIRQTMQLGVSRAVIGTAAVENPALVDEALAEFGPERIAVGVDAKEGRVRIKGWAVEAAVTAIDLARRLRTQGVQTIIFTDVSRDGIGIGVNVESSSALAQDSGLAVIASGGVASADDVHRVRDAGLAGIIIGRALYEGHLNLQSLISNL
- the hisF gene encoding imidazole glycerol phosphate synthase subunit HisF — its product is MLAKRIIPCLDVKDGRVVKGVNFVGLRDAGDPVEQARAYDAEGADELVFLDISATPEGRATVAPMVRRVADEVFLPLTVGGGIRAVDDMRAILLAGADKVSINSAAVKTPELITAGAEKFGSQCIVVAIDAKRRDNPISARSVQSPTWEVYVSGGRTPTGLDAVEWARRVVELGAGEILLTSIDADGTKNGYDLALTRAVAEAVSVPVIASGGAGKLEHFAEVLTAGGAEAALAASLFHDKVLSVGEVKSYLAGHGIIVRR
- the hisI gene encoding phosphoribosyl-AMP cyclohydrolase translates to MDLKFDERGLLTTVVQDAATNEVLMVAWMNAEALRLTRETGEAWFWSRSRNELWRKGATSGNIMRVREILVDCDTDTLLLKVDPTGPACHTGERSCFYRKID